Proteins encoded in a region of the Puniceibacterium sp. IMCC21224 genome:
- the trmFO gene encoding methylenetetrahydrofolate--tRNA-(uracil(54)-C(5))-methyltransferase (FADH(2)-oxidizing) TrmFO has product MTQTLHIVGGGMAGSEAAWQAANLGIPVVIHEMRPKVQTFAHKTENLGEMVCSNSFRSDDSEQNAVGLLHWEMREADGLIITTAHKHRLPAGGALAVDRDPFAQSVTDALKSHPNIQISYEEISSLPEDGQWIIATGPLTSSALGAALQAETGAEALAFFDAIAPILHADSIDMSKAWMQSRYDKGETEAEQKAYLNCPMDKVTYEAFIDALLAAEKAEFHEGETAGYFDGCLPIEVMAERGRETLRFGPMKPVGLTNPHQPEVKAYAVVQLRRDNALGTLFNIVGFQTKMKYGAQTDVLRMIPGLENARFARLGGIHRNTFLNSPTLLDAQMRLKTRPNIRFAGQITGVEGYVESAAMGLLAGRLAAAEILGRTIPQLPQDSAHGALVHHITGGAEAKTFQPMNVNFGLFRPLEGVKGGRRGRKDRYKGYTDRAKAAWSDWLGAQRLDVASTECEDD; this is encoded by the coding sequence ATGACACAGACACTTCACATCGTCGGCGGCGGCATGGCCGGTTCCGAGGCCGCTTGGCAGGCCGCAAATCTGGGTATTCCCGTGGTTATTCACGAGATGAGGCCAAAGGTGCAAACCTTTGCGCATAAAACGGAAAACCTAGGCGAGATGGTTTGTTCCAACTCATTCCGTTCAGATGATTCCGAACAGAACGCTGTGGGCCTGTTGCATTGGGAAATGCGCGAGGCCGACGGCCTGATCATCACCACAGCACACAAGCACCGCCTGCCCGCGGGCGGCGCATTGGCCGTCGACCGTGATCCATTCGCCCAAAGCGTCACTGATGCGCTAAAGTCGCACCCTAACATACAGATTTCATACGAAGAAATATCTTCTCTTCCCGAAGATGGCCAATGGATCATTGCCACCGGTCCACTGACCTCTTCTGCCTTGGGTGCGGCGCTACAAGCTGAAACCGGGGCCGAGGCGCTGGCGTTTTTTGATGCCATCGCCCCGATCCTGCATGCCGACAGCATCGACATGTCCAAGGCATGGATGCAGTCGCGCTATGACAAGGGCGAGACCGAGGCAGAGCAAAAAGCCTATCTGAATTGTCCAATGGACAAAGTCACTTACGAGGCGTTCATCGACGCCCTTCTGGCGGCAGAGAAGGCTGAATTTCATGAGGGTGAAACCGCAGGCTATTTCGATGGCTGCCTACCGATTGAGGTCATGGCCGAACGCGGCCGCGAAACCTTGCGGTTTGGTCCGATGAAGCCGGTTGGCCTGACCAATCCGCATCAGCCCGAGGTCAAGGCATATGCGGTGGTTCAGCTGCGCCGGGACAATGCGCTGGGGACGCTCTTTAATATCGTCGGATTCCAGACAAAAATGAAATACGGCGCGCAGACCGACGTACTGCGGATGATTCCAGGACTTGAGAATGCCCGCTTTGCCCGCCTTGGTGGAATTCATCGCAACACTTTCCTCAACTCACCGACCTTGCTTGATGCGCAGATGCGGCTGAAAACACGCCCGAATATACGTTTCGCCGGACAGATCACCGGCGTTGAAGGATACGTTGAATCCGCCGCGATGGGGCTTTTGGCCGGGCGGCTCGCCGCTGCTGAAATTCTGGGACGTACGATCCCGCAACTTCCGCAGGACAGCGCCCATGGTGCGCTGGTGCACCACATCACAGGCGGGGCCGAGGCCAAGACATTTCAACCGATGAACGTAAACTTTGGCCTGTTCCGCCCACTAGAGGGCGTCAAGGGAGGGCGCCGGGGTCGCAAGGATCGCTACAAGGGGTATACAGACCGGGCCAAGGCTGCATGGAGCGACTGGCTGGGCGCGCAGCGGCTGGACGTCGCGTCGACCGAGTGCGAGGATGACTGA
- the gluQRS gene encoding tRNA glutamyl-Q(34) synthetase GluQRS — protein MVTFTTRFAPSPTGPLHLGHAYSALLAHDMSRAAGGQFLLRIEDIDQTRCKPEWEQKIIDDLSWLGVRWDAPPLRQFDRLTAYQAALDQLWSRGLLYPCACTRRDITAAASAPQEGAEPLIGPDGLVYPGTCRPENGPIQGPRPDNIALRLNMARAMEAIPEITFVETGQCTMGHSDKITVAAQEMIQTVGDVVLSRRDFPGSYHLSVVLDDAAQGVTEVIRGKDLFEATKIHILLQILMRIPSPVYHHHRLIRDSNGKRLAKRDDARAIATFRAEGKGPDDIRAMVGL, from the coding sequence ATGGTGACATTTACCACTAGATTCGCACCGTCTCCAACCGGCCCGCTGCATCTGGGTCACGCGTATTCGGCGTTGCTGGCGCACGACATGTCTCGTGCTGCCGGGGGCCAGTTCCTATTGCGGATCGAGGATATTGATCAGACCCGCTGCAAGCCAGAATGGGAGCAGAAAATCATTGACGATCTGAGCTGGCTTGGCGTTCGGTGGGACGCGCCGCCTCTGCGGCAATTCGATAGACTGACAGCGTATCAGGCGGCTCTGGATCAACTCTGGTCGCGTGGCCTGCTCTATCCCTGCGCCTGCACTCGCCGCGACATCACTGCCGCAGCAAGCGCGCCGCAAGAGGGCGCAGAACCGCTGATCGGCCCAGACGGGCTGGTCTATCCCGGCACCTGCCGCCCCGAGAACGGGCCGATCCAAGGACCGCGCCCTGACAATATCGCGCTGCGCCTGAATATGGCGCGGGCTATGGAAGCAATACCAGAGATCACTTTCGTTGAAACCGGCCAATGCACCATGGGGCATTCCGACAAGATCACTGTCGCGGCGCAAGAGATGATCCAGACTGTCGGGGATGTCGTTTTGTCGCGGCGCGACTTTCCCGGGTCGTACCATCTTTCTGTGGTACTGGATGACGCCGCGCAAGGTGTCACCGAGGTGATCCGGGGCAAGGACCTATTTGAGGCGACGAAGATTCATATTTTATTGCAGATACTTATGCGAATTCCTTCACCTGTATACCATCACCACCGCCTAATCCGTGACAGCAATGGCAAAAGGCTGGCCAAACGCGATGATGCCCGTGCAATCGCCACCTTTCGTGCTGAGGGCAAGGGCCCCGACGACATTCGCGCTATGGTCGGTCTCTAA
- the hisI gene encoding phosphoribosyl-AMP cyclohydrolase has translation MGFDVATLVYDERGLIPAIAQDAQTGEVLMMAWMNAESVARTLDTGRVTYWSRSRQAFWVKGESSGHVQALLDLRLDCDRDCLLVQVKQTGPACHTNRRSCFYTSVRDGEEVELMTPMIG, from the coding sequence ATGGGCTTTGATGTTGCGACTTTGGTCTATGATGAACGCGGGCTGATCCCTGCAATCGCCCAAGATGCCCAGACTGGCGAGGTGCTGATGATGGCTTGGATGAACGCTGAATCGGTCGCACGCACGCTTGACACAGGGCGGGTGACCTACTGGTCGCGGTCGCGGCAAGCGTTTTGGGTCAAGGGTGAAAGTTCGGGCCATGTGCAGGCACTTTTGGACCTGCGCTTGGACTGTGATCGCGATTGTCTACTGGTGCAAGTCAAGCAGACCGGCCCGGCCTGCCACACTAACCGGCGCAGTTGTTTCTATACGTCCGTGCGGGACGGTGAAGAAGTTGAACTGATGACACCTATGATCGGTTAG